In Nocardia asteroides, a single genomic region encodes these proteins:
- a CDS encoding AI-2E family transporter has translation MSAEDAVGHGTRKPEQARDRGEVIGRGFLWLAKWSLCLVAVAAGAWVLGYLIAKFWVILLPVAMAIVVATVLWPPTRWMVNHGLRPALAATISLLGFIGALAGVIALIVPSVVDQAPDLGDKSTEGVNQVRDWLRGPPLRVRDEQLDSAVDAIVQRLQSSAEQIAGGVFTGVTTATSALIGIFLVLVLVFFFIKDGPRFLPWLHLLLGSRSGRHVEEVLNRMWVTLGGFIRTQALVSLIDAIFIGAGLVILGVPLAMVLAVITFIGGFVPVVGAFVAGALAVLVALVGNGFTTALIVLGIIIAVQQLEGNVLQPVLQSRSMKLHAVVVLLAVTAGGSLYGIVGAFLAVPVVAIVAVVVRYLGEQIDVVTEPAPEATDDNPSRAGKPDDAADAPAGEKPV, from the coding sequence GTGAGCGCGGAAGACGCCGTCGGACACGGCACCCGAAAGCCCGAGCAGGCGCGTGACCGGGGCGAGGTGATCGGCAGGGGGTTCCTCTGGCTGGCCAAGTGGTCGCTGTGCCTGGTCGCGGTCGCCGCCGGCGCCTGGGTGCTCGGCTATCTCATCGCCAAGTTCTGGGTGATCCTGCTGCCGGTGGCGATGGCCATCGTCGTGGCCACCGTGCTCTGGCCGCCGACCCGCTGGATGGTCAACCACGGGCTGCGGCCCGCGCTGGCCGCCACCATCTCGCTGCTCGGCTTCATCGGCGCCCTGGCCGGGGTGATCGCGCTGATCGTCCCCTCGGTCGTCGACCAGGCCCCCGACCTGGGCGACAAGTCCACCGAGGGCGTGAACCAGGTCCGCGATTGGCTGCGCGGCCCGCCGCTGCGGGTCCGCGACGAACAGCTCGACTCGGCGGTCGACGCCATCGTGCAGCGGCTGCAATCCAGCGCCGAGCAGATCGCGGGCGGGGTCTTCACCGGCGTCACCACCGCCACCTCCGCGCTCATCGGCATCTTCCTGGTGCTGGTGCTGGTCTTCTTCTTCATCAAGGACGGGCCGCGGTTCCTGCCGTGGCTGCACCTGCTGCTCGGCAGCCGCAGCGGGCGCCACGTCGAAGAGGTGCTCAACCGGATGTGGGTCACGCTCGGTGGCTTCATCCGCACCCAGGCGCTGGTCAGCCTGATCGATGCGATCTTCATCGGCGCCGGGCTGGTGATCCTCGGCGTCCCGCTGGCCATGGTGCTCGCCGTCATCACCTTCATCGGCGGCTTCGTCCCCGTGGTCGGGGCGTTCGTCGCAGGCGCGCTCGCGGTGCTGGTCGCGCTGGTCGGCAACGGGTTCACCACCGCGCTCATCGTGCTCGGCATCATCATCGCGGTGCAGCAGCTGGAGGGCAACGTGCTGCAGCCGGTGCTACAGAGCCGCAGCATGAAACTGCACGCGGTCGTGGTGCTGCTCGCGGTCACCGCGGGCGGCTCCCTCTACGGGATCGTCGGCGCCTTCCTCGCGGTACCGGTCGTGGCGATCGTCGCCGTGGTCGTGCGCTACCTCGGCGAGCAGATCGACGTCGTCACCGAACCGGCCCCCGAAGCCACCGACGACAACCCCTCCCGAGCCGGGAAACCGGACGACGCCGCCGATGCCCCGGCCGGGGAGAAGCCCGTCTGA
- a CDS encoding glycogen debranching N-terminal domain-containing protein: protein MTEPQTLPHRGELPFDSGPQTVTLVEATTFCASDPRGDIGGAAAGLYYRDTRLLSRWELLVDGHPAEQLALDMPGPDEARFVLRVPPRSGLADSTLLIERRRLVGEGLAETITVRNLGHEDTVIGLVLHADADFAGLLAVKQGRAHQVPVEATPAEHELLLHDQSGTGHGVAVRATGPAPVIVPGQLQWQAMVPAQGEWETRLLVQPISGHRRVEVTCLDRCAEHPARHWRATPTALTATAPALDRVLRRTDTDLGALRIEDSAAGAGYVAAGAPWFMTLFGRDSLLTSWMTLPLDHGLALSTLRELAATQGARVDAFTEEQPGRIMHELRHGGRDWHDAVTYGSVDATPLFVVLLAEARRWGAPDAEVQALLPAADAALRWITEYGDRDGDGFVEYRRLSDQGPVNQGWKGSFDAVTDARGRPAGPSIALAEVQGYVYAAYLARAELAAAFGDAGTGAMMWAAAEELRARFDEAFWIPKHGWYAFGLDADKQQIDALTSNAAQCLWTGIVADERAEELIDRLAGPAMNSGFGLRTLADGMGAYNPMSYHNGSIWPHDTALAVAGLARYRHVRGAAELAESLAAGLLEAAERFGGRLPELFCGFPRARFDPPIPYPAACSPQALASAAPLLLVRALLGLEPDLPRRTLLLTPRLPAAWGEVRLTDLRLGGASVHVIARGDTARVEGLPADWHLDIR, encoded by the coding sequence ATGACCGAGCCGCAGACCCTGCCGCACCGCGGCGAGCTGCCCTTCGACTCCGGCCCGCAGACGGTGACGCTGGTGGAGGCCACCACCTTCTGCGCCTCGGACCCGCGCGGCGACATCGGCGGCGCGGCGGCCGGGCTCTACTACCGCGACACCAGACTGCTGTCGCGCTGGGAGCTGCTGGTCGACGGCCACCCCGCCGAGCAGCTCGCGCTCGACATGCCGGGGCCGGACGAGGCCAGGTTCGTGCTGCGGGTGCCGCCGCGCAGCGGGCTGGCCGACAGCACGCTGCTGATCGAGCGGCGCAGGCTGGTGGGGGAGGGGCTGGCCGAGACCATCACGGTGCGCAACCTCGGCCACGAGGACACCGTGATCGGGCTGGTGCTGCACGCCGACGCCGACTTCGCCGGGCTGCTCGCGGTGAAACAGGGCCGCGCGCACCAGGTCCCGGTGGAGGCCACCCCGGCCGAGCACGAACTGCTGCTGCACGACCAGAGCGGCACCGGGCACGGGGTCGCGGTGCGCGCCACCGGCCCGGCCCCGGTGATCGTGCCGGGCCAGCTGCAGTGGCAGGCGATGGTGCCCGCGCAGGGCGAGTGGGAGACGCGGTTGCTGGTGCAGCCGATCAGCGGGCACCGCCGGGTGGAGGTGACCTGCCTGGACCGCTGCGCCGAGCATCCGGCCAGGCACTGGCGCGCCACCCCGACCGCGCTCACCGCGACCGCGCCCGCGCTGGATCGGGTGCTGCGCCGCACCGACACCGACCTGGGCGCGCTGCGCATCGAGGACTCCGCGGCGGGCGCGGGCTATGTGGCGGCGGGCGCGCCCTGGTTCATGACGCTGTTCGGCCGCGACAGCCTGCTCACCTCGTGGATGACGCTGCCGCTCGACCACGGGCTGGCGCTGTCGACGCTGCGCGAGCTGGCCGCGACCCAGGGCGCGCGGGTGGACGCCTTCACCGAGGAGCAGCCGGGCCGGATCATGCACGAGCTGCGCCACGGCGGCCGGGACTGGCACGACGCGGTCACCTACGGCTCGGTGGACGCGACCCCGCTGTTCGTGGTGCTGCTGGCCGAGGCGCGGCGCTGGGGCGCCCCGGACGCCGAGGTGCAGGCGCTGCTGCCGGCGGCGGACGCGGCGCTGCGCTGGATCACCGAGTACGGCGACCGCGACGGCGACGGTTTCGTCGAGTACCGGCGGCTCTCCGATCAGGGGCCGGTGAACCAGGGCTGGAAGGGCAGTTTCGACGCGGTCACCGATGCCAGGGGCCGCCCGGCCGGGCCCTCGATCGCGCTGGCCGAGGTGCAGGGGTACGTGTACGCGGCGTACCTGGCGCGCGCGGAGCTGGCGGCGGCGTTCGGCGATGCCGGTACCGGCGCGATGATGTGGGCTGCGGCCGAGGAGCTGCGGGCGCGTTTCGACGAGGCGTTCTGGATTCCCAAGCACGGCTGGTACGCCTTCGGCCTGGATGCCGACAAGCAGCAGATCGATGCGCTGACCAGCAATGCCGCCCAGTGCCTGTGGACCGGGATCGTGGCCGACGAGCGCGCCGAGGAGCTGATCGACCGGCTCGCGGGCCCGGCGATGAACAGCGGGTTCGGGCTGCGCACGCTGGCCGACGGGATGGGCGCCTACAACCCGATGAGCTACCACAACGGCTCGATCTGGCCGCACGACACCGCGCTCGCGGTGGCGGGGCTGGCCCGCTACCGGCACGTGCGCGGGGCGGCGGAGCTCGCGGAGTCGCTGGCGGCCGGGCTGCTGGAGGCCGCGGAGCGTTTCGGCGGGCGGCTGCCGGAGCTGTTCTGCGGGTTCCCGCGCGCGCGGTTCGACCCGCCGATCCCGTATCCGGCGGCGTGCTCGCCGCAGGCGCTGGCCAGCGCGGCCCCGCTGCTGCTGGTCCGCGCCCTGCTCGGCCTGGAGCCCGACCTGCCGCGCCGCACCCTGCTGCTCACCCCGCGGCTGCCCGCGGCCTGGGGCGAGGTGCGGCTGACCGACCTGCGCCTTGGCGGGGCGAGCGTGCACGTGATCGCCCGCGGCGACACCGCCCGGGTCGAGGGGCTGCCCGCGGACTGGCACCTCGACATCCGCTGA
- a CDS encoding glycosyltransferase family 4 protein, which yields MSTMSGTRQAAVGSPVPPGPPDTPGPEGSRLHIALVAPPYYEVPPSGYGGVEAVLADLADALVVRGHRVTLLGVGRPGTSARFVAVSDTPAAARLGEPFPEVVHALAVRRAIEQLHASDPVDVIHDHTFAGALNAPAFARLGIPAVITVHGSVDSELADYYREIGDSAGLVAISDRQRALAPDLNWVGRVHNALRPADWPFEPVKGDYALFLGRFSPDKGPDLAIRAAHAAGVPLVLAAKCSEPMERRYFEQTVRPLLGPTDTLVGEADATAKRTLLAGARCLLFPVRWEEPFGMVLIEALACGTPVVALRAGAVPEILTHGVTGMIADDPAELPAALHRVTALDPRDCRRAAETRFGVERLAAGYEHAYRAVRAGRAAVPVGGRA from the coding sequence ATGAGCACGATGTCCGGAACACGCCAGGCCGCGGTGGGTTCGCCCGTCCCGCCGGGACCGCCGGACACGCCGGGCCCGGAGGGGTCCCGGCTGCACATCGCGCTCGTCGCCCCGCCCTACTACGAGGTGCCGCCCAGCGGCTACGGCGGGGTGGAGGCGGTGCTCGCCGACCTGGCCGACGCGCTCGTGGTGCGCGGGCACCGGGTGACGCTGCTCGGCGTCGGGCGGCCCGGGACCAGCGCCCGCTTCGTCGCGGTCTCCGACACCCCCGCCGCGGCCCGGCTCGGCGAACCCTTCCCGGAGGTGGTGCACGCGCTCGCGGTCCGCCGCGCGATCGAGCAGCTGCACGCGAGCGATCCGGTCGACGTCATCCACGACCACACCTTCGCCGGCGCGCTGAACGCGCCCGCCTTCGCCCGGCTCGGCATCCCGGCGGTGATCACCGTGCACGGCTCGGTCGATTCCGAGCTGGCCGACTACTACCGCGAGATCGGCGACAGCGCCGGGCTGGTCGCGATCAGCGACCGCCAGCGCGCGCTCGCCCCCGACCTGAACTGGGTCGGGCGGGTGCACAACGCGCTGCGCCCGGCGGACTGGCCGTTCGAGCCGGTCAAGGGCGACTACGCGCTGTTCCTCGGCCGGTTCTCCCCGGACAAGGGGCCGGATCTGGCGATCCGCGCCGCGCACGCGGCCGGGGTTCCGCTGGTGCTGGCGGCCAAGTGCAGCGAGCCGATGGAGCGCCGCTACTTCGAGCAGACCGTGCGCCCGCTGCTCGGCCCCACCGACACCCTGGTCGGCGAGGCCGACGCCACCGCCAAGCGGACGCTGCTGGCCGGGGCGCGCTGCCTGCTGTTCCCGGTGCGCTGGGAGGAGCCGTTCGGCATGGTGCTGATCGAGGCGCTGGCCTGCGGTACCCCGGTGGTGGCGCTGCGCGCGGGCGCGGTGCCCGAGATCCTCACCCACGGCGTGACCGGCATGATCGCCGACGACCCGGCCGAGCTGCCCGCCGCCCTGCACCGGGTGACCGCGCTCGACCCGCGCGACTGCCGCCGCGCCGCGGAGACCCGGTTCGGGGTGGAGCGGCTCGCCGCGGGCTACGAGCACGCCTACCGCGCGGTGCGCGCCGGCCGCGCGGCGGTTCCGGTCGGTGGCCGCGCATGA
- a CDS encoding DUF6285 domain-containing protein, whose amino-acid sequence MQYRPSARELLDDLAELLGEVLLPALPPELRHRARVGANLARILAREAELGPAAAEREKDALAALPGADEHAEWAALVEITRADLAIAKPGYDAWTGE is encoded by the coding sequence ATGCAGTACCGTCCCTCGGCCCGGGAACTCCTCGACGACCTGGCCGAACTGCTCGGCGAGGTACTCCTGCCCGCGCTCCCGCCGGAGCTGCGGCACCGCGCCCGCGTCGGGGCCAACCTGGCCCGCATCCTCGCCCGCGAAGCCGAGCTCGGCCCGGCCGCCGCCGAACGCGAAAAGGACGCCCTGGCCGCGCTGCCGGGGGCTGACGAGCACGCCGAATGGGCCGCCCTGGTCGAGATCACCCGCGCCGACCTCGCCATCGCCAAGCCCGGCTACGACGCCTGGACCGGCGAATGA
- a CDS encoding phosphotransferase family protein, whose product MSPDLAAGLARHLSEALGEPATVEAVQPLSAGARRRNIAVDATVGGRPLALVATLVPAGIQLLPVTAEAAVRELARGAGVAVPELVSLCPDPAAVGEPFLLSARIAGETVPRRVLRLVAAEGNGERIATQLGHAMARLHAVDPALAPAELPGTAGENPAEAALTEAEDGVAALLADRPAFAFALRRLARDVPAPPPRTAILHTDLRNGNLVIGPDGIRAVLDWEGAHRYGDPMRDAAWAALRMWRFGADGREFGGFAGRDPFVRGYTEAGGDFDPDRFRWWKTLATLAWGIGLAGQAAAHTDGSVRDIVMAASGRRIPEIEWDLLMQTRPS is encoded by the coding sequence ATGAGCCCCGACCTCGCCGCCGGGCTCGCCCGGCACCTGAGCGAGGCGCTAGGCGAACCCGCCACCGTCGAGGCCGTCCAACCGCTCTCGGCCGGGGCCAGGCGCCGCAATATCGCCGTCGACGCCACCGTCGGCGGGCGCCCGCTCGCCCTGGTCGCGACCCTCGTGCCCGCGGGCATCCAGCTGCTCCCGGTCACCGCCGAGGCCGCCGTGCGCGAGCTGGCCCGCGGCGCCGGGGTCGCCGTCCCGGAGCTGGTGAGCCTCTGCCCCGACCCCGCCGCCGTCGGCGAGCCCTTCCTGCTCTCGGCCCGGATCGCGGGCGAGACCGTCCCGCGCCGGGTGCTGCGGCTGGTCGCGGCCGAGGGCAACGGCGAGCGCATCGCCACCCAGCTCGGCCACGCCATGGCCCGGCTGCACGCCGTCGACCCCGCGCTCGCCCCCGCCGAGCTGCCCGGCACCGCCGGCGAGAACCCGGCCGAGGCCGCGCTCACCGAGGCCGAGGACGGCGTCGCCGCGCTGCTCGCCGACCGCCCCGCCTTCGCCTTCGCGCTGCGCCGCCTCGCCCGCGACGTCCCCGCCCCGCCCCCGCGCACCGCGATCCTGCATACCGACCTGCGCAACGGCAACCTCGTCATCGGCCCCGACGGCATCCGCGCGGTCCTCGACTGGGAGGGCGCGCACCGCTACGGCGACCCCATGCGCGACGCCGCCTGGGCGGCCCTGCGCATGTGGCGCTTCGGCGCCGACGGCCGCGAATTCGGCGGCTTCGCCGGACGCGACCCCTTCGTCCGCGGCTACACCGAGGCGGGCGGCGACTTCGACCCCGACCGTTTCCGCTGGTGGAAGACGCTCGCCACGCTGGCCTGGGGCATCGGGCTGGCCGGGCAGGCCGCCGCGCACACCGACGGCAGCGTCCGCGACATCGTGATGGCCGCCAGCGGGCGGCGCATCCCGGAGATCGAATGGGACCTGCTCATGCAGACCCGGCCGAGCTGA
- a CDS encoding acyl-CoA dehydrogenase family protein gives MDFELPAALTAYLAELDEFIEREIVPLQHTGDNNRFFDHRREDARTDWDRDGLPNAEWEALLDEARRRADAAGHLRYPFPVEHGGRGGGNLDMAVIREHLARKGLGLHCDLQNEHAVVGNNVGLLLMLEYGTEAQRAEWLEDLATGNRGFAFGITEPDHGSDATHMETTAVRDGADWVITGAKTWNTGIHRADTDLIFARTSGAPGDATGITAFLVPVASPGFTVEEFLWTFNMPTDHARISLDAVRVPDSAIFGREGRGLAVVQHFFNENRIRQAASSLGAAQYCIDEAVAYANERRTFGKRLAANQAIQFPLVELHTQCEMLRALIHKTAWTMDRDGAFTVSAQVSMCNYWANRLCCEAADRAMQVHGGLGYSRHKPFEHIYRHHRRYRITEGAEEIQMRRVAGYLFGFMKQQAPKGV, from the coding sequence ATGGATTTCGAGCTGCCCGCCGCGCTCACCGCCTACCTCGCCGAACTCGACGAGTTCATCGAGCGCGAGATCGTCCCGCTACAGCACACCGGCGACAACAACCGCTTCTTCGACCACCGCCGCGAGGACGCCCGCACCGACTGGGACCGCGACGGGCTGCCCAACGCCGAATGGGAGGCGCTGCTCGACGAGGCCCGCCGCCGCGCCGACGCCGCCGGACACCTGCGCTACCCCTTCCCGGTCGAGCACGGCGGCCGCGGCGGCGGCAACCTCGACATGGCCGTCATCCGCGAACACCTCGCCCGCAAGGGCCTCGGGCTGCACTGCGACCTGCAGAACGAGCACGCCGTCGTCGGCAACAACGTCGGGCTGCTGCTCATGCTCGAATACGGCACCGAGGCACAGCGGGCCGAATGGCTCGAGGACCTCGCCACCGGCAACCGCGGCTTCGCCTTCGGCATCACCGAACCCGACCACGGCTCCGACGCCACCCACATGGAGACCACCGCGGTGCGCGACGGCGCCGACTGGGTCATCACCGGCGCCAAGACCTGGAACACCGGCATCCACCGCGCCGACACCGACCTGATCTTCGCCCGCACCTCCGGCGCACCCGGCGACGCCACCGGCATCACCGCCTTCCTGGTCCCGGTCGCCAGCCCCGGCTTCACCGTCGAGGAATTCCTCTGGACCTTCAACATGCCCACCGACCACGCCCGCATCTCGCTCGACGCCGTCCGGGTGCCGGACTCGGCGATCTTCGGCCGCGAGGGCCGCGGCCTCGCCGTCGTGCAGCACTTCTTCAACGAGAACCGGATCCGCCAGGCCGCCTCCAGCCTCGGCGCCGCCCAGTACTGCATCGACGAGGCCGTCGCCTACGCCAACGAGCGCCGCACCTTCGGCAAGCGGCTCGCCGCCAACCAGGCCATCCAGTTCCCGCTGGTCGAGCTGCACACCCAGTGCGAGATGCTGCGCGCGCTCATCCACAAGACCGCCTGGACCATGGACCGCGACGGCGCCTTCACCGTCTCCGCCCAGGTCTCCATGTGCAACTACTGGGCCAACCGGCTCTGCTGCGAGGCCGCCGACCGCGCCATGCAGGTGCACGGCGGGCTCGGCTACTCCCGGCACAAGCCCTTCGAGCACATCTACCGCCACCACCGCCGCTACCGGATCACCGAGGGCGCCGAGGAGATCCAGATGCGCCGGGTCGCCGGCTACCTCTTCGGCTTCATGAAGCAGCAAGCACCCAAGGGCGTCTGA
- a CDS encoding ArsR/SmtB family transcription factor: protein MHAFDVLGDPVRRRLLELLAAGERSAGELAEQVRAEFGISQPAVSQHLKVLRENGFASVRADGTRRLYVVEPEPLREVDRWLGHFRHFWTARLRALDTEIARGKRTRRTEEGPPP, encoded by the coding sequence GTGCACGCGTTCGATGTTCTCGGTGACCCGGTGCGCAGGCGGCTGCTCGAGCTGCTCGCCGCCGGGGAACGCTCGGCCGGTGAGCTGGCCGAGCAGGTGCGGGCGGAGTTCGGGATCAGTCAGCCCGCCGTCTCCCAGCACCTGAAGGTGCTGCGCGAGAACGGCTTCGCCTCGGTCCGCGCCGACGGCACCCGGCGGCTGTACGTGGTCGAGCCGGAGCCGCTGCGCGAGGTGGACCGCTGGCTCGGCCACTTCCGGCACTTCTGGACCGCCCGGCTCCGCGCCCTGGATACCGAGATCGCCCGCGGCAAACGCACCCGACGAACCGAGGAAGGACCACCCCCATGA
- a CDS encoding SRPBCC family protein, whose product MTDDQVTAPVDVDRQLHEVRRGVTIGAHETGAAAVPTIVELSEEYATTVDDLWDACTTAERLPRWFAPVTGELRIGGRYQVEGNAGGVVEECEPPRSFRITWEFGGAVTWVDVTLEPVGAEAARLTLRHSGDTPAEMWDQFGPGAVGLGWDLALLGLASHLAGHDLPPEATQWEQSDEAKRFIREAAAAWGRAAIEGGSPEEAALAAAERTRAFYLGEGPGAAG is encoded by the coding sequence ATGACCGATGACCAGGTCACCGCACCCGTCGATGTCGACCGGCAGCTGCACGAGGTGCGGCGCGGCGTCACCATCGGCGCGCACGAGACCGGCGCGGCCGCCGTGCCGACCATCGTCGAGCTGAGCGAGGAGTACGCCACCACCGTCGACGACCTCTGGGACGCCTGCACCACCGCCGAGCGGCTCCCCCGCTGGTTCGCCCCCGTCACCGGGGAACTGCGGATCGGCGGGCGATACCAGGTCGAGGGGAATGCGGGCGGTGTCGTCGAGGAGTGCGAGCCGCCGCGCTCGTTCCGCATCACCTGGGAGTTCGGCGGGGCCGTCACCTGGGTCGATGTCACGCTGGAGCCGGTCGGCGCCGAGGCGGCGCGGCTTACGCTGCGGCACTCCGGCGACACCCCCGCCGAGATGTGGGACCAGTTCGGCCCCGGCGCCGTCGGGCTCGGCTGGGACCTGGCCCTCCTCGGCCTCGCCTCGCACCTGGCCGGGCACGACCTGCCGCCCGAGGCCACGCAGTGGGAGCAGAGCGACGAGGCCAAGCGCTTCATCCGCGAAGCCGCCGCGGCGTGGGGTCGGGCCGCTATCGAGGGCGGGAGCCCCGAGGAGGCCGCGCTCGCCGCCGCCGAACGGACCAGGGCGTTCTACCTCGGCGAGGGGCCGGGCGCGGCCGGATGA
- a CDS encoding TspO/MBR family protein — protein MATIARHRRWPATDSLVKTGLGVATAAVVGSAATTPGSAWYRQLRKPRFQPPPAAFPVAWTLLYADLAFTSALALENAPDPGYAERVQRALAANLVLNAGWTWVFFRAHRLGAATLTAAALTASSADLTRRVAAADPRGRALIAYPAWCAFATVLSAALWRRNRH, from the coding sequence GTGGCGACGATCGCGAGGCACAGGCGGTGGCCGGCGACGGACTCGCTGGTCAAGACGGGGCTCGGGGTGGCGACGGCGGCGGTGGTCGGCTCGGCGGCGACCACGCCGGGCAGCGCCTGGTACCGGCAGCTGCGCAAGCCTCGGTTCCAGCCGCCGCCCGCCGCCTTCCCGGTGGCGTGGACGCTGCTCTACGCCGATCTGGCGTTCACCTCGGCGCTGGCGCTGGAGAACGCCCCCGATCCGGGCTACGCGGAGCGGGTGCAGCGCGCGCTGGCCGCGAACCTGGTGCTGAACGCGGGCTGGACCTGGGTGTTCTTCCGCGCGCACCGGCTCGGCGCGGCCACCCTGACGGCGGCCGCGCTCACCGCGAGCAGCGCGGACCTGACCCGCCGGGTGGCCGCGGCCGACCCGCGCGGCCGGGCCTTGATCGCCTACCCGGCCTGGTGCGCCTTCGCCACGGTGCTCTCGGCCGCGCTCTGGCGCCGCAACCGCCACTGA
- a CDS encoding carboxylesterase/lipase family protein gives MIEVRSGCGAVRGQWTAGVAVFRGIPYALPPFGPRRFAGPVPVPRWDGARAALAFGPFMPQPGHPGSAGPLTLNIWSPAPGATRLPVLVWIHGGGYYEGGPDNPHQDGTALARAGTVLVTLTYRVGVEGFAHLDGAPGNRGILDQLAALHWVRDNIAAYGGDPGNVTLIGQSAGAGCVAALLAMPAARGLFRRAVPMSVPGTFFTPALAARIATDIAARVGARATGAELSRFAPGALVAATGEVMGRMPGYIGRWGRVALTPSPFSPVVDGEVLPRDPWRALADGAAREVEILTGHTRDEYRLFAVRPGAATEELIDAAFHWFADEDRYRSAYPDANRARLHETLHADWLFRMPTLHLADAAHIGGGSVRLYELCWSFRHDQGASHSLDVLLLFGTLAAADVRDHPAAIAGAAEQLPALTRRLRDEWVRFARTGDPGWPRYDPEARATRIYGAEVVTGRYPEEPSRAIWREHRFGALTPPG, from the coding sequence GTGATCGAGGTCAGGAGTGGCTGCGGCGCCGTCCGCGGGCAGTGGACCGCCGGTGTCGCCGTATTCCGCGGCATTCCGTACGCCCTCCCGCCGTTCGGCCCGCGGCGCTTCGCCGGACCCGTCCCGGTCCCGCGCTGGGACGGCGCCCGCGCGGCACTCGCGTTCGGCCCCTTCATGCCGCAACCCGGCCACCCCGGCAGCGCCGGGCCCCTCACCCTGAACATCTGGTCGCCCGCGCCGGGCGCGACCCGGTTACCGGTCCTGGTCTGGATCCACGGCGGCGGCTACTACGAGGGCGGACCGGACAATCCGCACCAGGACGGGACCGCGCTCGCCCGCGCCGGGACCGTGCTGGTGACGCTCACCTACCGGGTCGGGGTCGAGGGCTTCGCGCACCTCGACGGCGCCCCCGGCAACCGTGGCATCCTCGACCAGCTCGCCGCGCTGCACTGGGTGCGGGACAACATCGCCGCATACGGCGGTGACCCCGGGAACGTCACCCTGATCGGCCAATCCGCGGGCGCTGGCTGCGTCGCGGCGCTGCTCGCCATGCCCGCGGCACGCGGACTCTTCCGCCGCGCCGTCCCGATGAGCGTGCCCGGCACCTTCTTCACGCCCGCGCTCGCCGCGCGCATCGCCACCGACATCGCGGCCCGGGTCGGGGCGCGCGCGACCGGCGCCGAGCTGTCCCGGTTCGCACCGGGGGCGCTGGTGGCCGCGACCGGCGAGGTCATGGGGCGGATGCCCGGATACATCGGCCGGTGGGGGCGCGTCGCGCTCACACCATCGCCGTTCTCCCCCGTCGTGGACGGCGAGGTGCTCCCCCGCGATCCCTGGCGCGCGCTCGCCGACGGCGCCGCACGCGAGGTCGAGATCCTCACCGGGCACACCCGCGACGAGTACCGGCTCTTCGCCGTCCGGCCCGGCGCCGCGACCGAGGAGCTGATCGACGCCGCGTTCCACTGGTTCGCCGATGAGGACCGCTACCGCAGCGCCTACCCGGACGCGAACCGCGCCCGGCTGCACGAAACGCTGCACGCCGACTGGCTCTTCCGCATGCCGACCCTGCACCTCGCCGACGCCGCGCACATCGGCGGCGGCTCGGTCCGGCTCTACGAGCTGTGCTGGAGCTTCCGGCACGACCAGGGCGCCTCGCACAGCCTCGACGTCCTGCTCCTCTTCGGCACCCTCGCCGCCGCCGACGTGCGCGACCACCCGGCCGCCATCGCCGGTGCCGCTGAACAGCTTCCGGCGCTCACCCGGCGACTGCGGGACGAATGGGTGCGCTTCGCCCGCACCGGCGACCCCGGCTGGCCGCGGTACGACCCCGAGGCCAGGGCTACCCGGATCTACGGCGCCGAGGTGGTGACCGGGCGCTACCCGGAGGAGCCGTCGCGCGCCATCTGGCGGGAACACCGGTTCGGAGCACTGACCCCGCCCGGGTGA